Proteins from one Halovivax limisalsi genomic window:
- the mre11 gene encoding DNA double-strand break repair protein Mre11, whose product MTRVIHTGDTHIGYQQYNSPDRRRDFLAAFDQVATDAIEADVDAVVHAGDLFHDRRPGLVDLQGTIRVLRRLADADIPFLAIVGNHETKRDAQWLDLFADLGLATRLGSEPMLVGDVALYGLDFVPKSRRDALSYDFAPPPSGAAHRALVGHGLFEPFAHATWETETVLSEASVDFDAMLLGDNHAPGTAEVADTWVTYCGSSERASASERDPRGYNLVTFDDEVTITRRGLDGTREFVFVDVELDEGEGVDRVLERLGQYELADAVVVVTIEGEGDPVSPAAVEEFAFERDALVARANDRREIADSEADLQVSFADPDTAVTKRLRELDLGTGALAIDATVRDETVADSNVREAVERSVRDGLTDDGLELAVDLDGPGPDPTDSHVTDDADGALDLSDEEQPDESNGSSDDSESGAEAGADSTSAGGTDDSSAAGDDAAATDDESVTPAGDEPAAEAAVESPTEDSPAGVDDVPDGEDGATVDDATDAADADSAGDPDESSDEATVADDTQVSIGDFS is encoded by the coding sequence ATGACGCGGGTGATACACACGGGCGACACCCACATCGGGTACCAACAGTACAACTCGCCCGATCGGCGCCGCGACTTTCTCGCGGCGTTCGACCAGGTCGCCACCGACGCCATCGAGGCCGACGTCGACGCCGTCGTCCACGCCGGCGACCTCTTTCACGACCGCCGCCCCGGACTCGTCGACCTCCAGGGAACGATTCGGGTGCTCCGCCGGTTGGCCGACGCCGATATTCCATTTCTGGCCATCGTCGGCAATCACGAAACCAAGCGCGACGCACAGTGGCTCGACCTCTTCGCCGATCTCGGGCTGGCGACCCGGCTCGGCTCCGAGCCGATGCTCGTCGGCGACGTGGCTCTCTACGGCCTGGACTTCGTCCCGAAGTCGCGCCGGGACGCCCTCTCGTACGATTTCGCCCCGCCGCCATCCGGCGCCGCCCACCGCGCGCTCGTCGGACACGGCCTCTTCGAACCGTTCGCGCACGCCACCTGGGAGACCGAAACGGTCCTGTCCGAGGCGTCGGTCGACTTCGACGCGATGTTGCTCGGCGACAATCACGCGCCGGGTACCGCCGAGGTCGCGGACACCTGGGTCACCTACTGCGGATCGTCCGAGCGTGCGAGCGCGAGCGAGCGCGACCCGCGGGGATACAACCTCGTCACGTTCGACGACGAGGTGACCATCACCCGGCGAGGCCTGGATGGAACGCGCGAGTTCGTCTTCGTCGACGTGGAACTGGACGAGGGCGAGGGAGTCGATCGCGTCCTCGAACGCCTCGGGCAGTACGAGCTCGCGGACGCGGTGGTGGTCGTCACCATCGAGGGCGAGGGCGACCCGGTCTCGCCGGCCGCGGTCGAGGAGTTCGCGTTCGAACGCGACGCGCTCGTCGCGCGGGCCAACGATCGCCGCGAGATCGCGGACTCCGAGGCCGACCTGCAGGTGTCGTTCGCCGATCCGGATACCGCGGTCACGAAGCGACTGCGCGAACTGGACCTCGGGACGGGCGCGCTCGCGATCGACGCGACCGTCCGCGACGAGACCGTCGCGGACTCGAACGTCCGCGAGGCCGTCGAACGCAGCGTGCGCGACGGACTGACGGACGACGGCCTGGAGCTCGCCGTCGACCTCGACGGACCGGGCCCTGACCCGACCGATTCACACGTGACCGACGATGCCGACGGGGCCCTCGATCTCTCGGACGAGGAGCAGCCCGACGAATCGAACGGATCGAGCGACGATTCCGAGTCCGGAGCGGAAGCCGGCGCTGACTCCACCTCGGCCGGGGGAACCGACGATAGTTCGGCCGCCGGCGATGACGCGGCTGCGACCGATGACGAGTCAGTGACTCCGGCCGGTGACGAGCCCGCGGCTGAGGCTGCTGTCGAGTCACCGACCGAGGACAGTCCCGCCGGTGTCGACGACGTCCCCGACGGCGAAGACGGTGCCACCGTCGACGACGCCACCGACGCCGCCGACGCGGACTCGGCTGGCGACCCGGACGAATCGAGCGACGAGGCGACCGTCGCGGACGACACGCAGGTTTCGATCGGTGATTTCTCGTGA